From Streptomyces cyaneogriseus subsp. noncyanogenus, the proteins below share one genomic window:
- a CDS encoding PP2C family protein-serine/threonine phosphatase has translation MAAGRQRRAAAETFTARVKKRWHRARVGVRKAAVDYFRGDGSDWVALAGLLLTIPVIALTTMANPVWCAPAALVLPVVVGGLVLRPASLLGLYAAAAAALIVESVRLGPYTEGPSRVTPGVVLVVAACGFFGLLLAQFRSRVGVPWRRGHTMLFDLRERIRVQSKLPKLPPGWHREMALRPAGGQSFSGDFVVAARTNGGRTLEVVLTDVSGKGMDAGSRALLLSGAFGGLLGSLPPHSFLPAANGYLLRQDWEEGFATSIHLVLDLDSGDYELYSAGHPPGLQLSAGTGRWEEKSAEGPLLGVYDGAQFDPVKGTLRPGDVLMLFTDGLVETAERDIAEGIDRLTGEADRYVAGGFHGAAWHLIEAVAKDVNDDRALLLICREGTTA, from the coding sequence ATGGCAGCAGGACGACAGCGGCGCGCGGCGGCCGAGACGTTCACGGCCCGGGTGAAGAAGCGGTGGCACCGGGCCCGCGTCGGCGTGCGCAAAGCCGCCGTCGACTACTTCCGCGGCGACGGCTCGGACTGGGTGGCGCTGGCCGGGCTGCTGCTGACCATCCCCGTGATCGCGCTGACGACGATGGCCAACCCCGTGTGGTGCGCCCCGGCCGCGCTGGTCCTGCCGGTCGTCGTCGGCGGCCTGGTGCTGCGCCCGGCGAGCCTGCTCGGCCTGTACGCGGCGGCGGCCGCCGCGCTGATCGTGGAGTCGGTGCGCCTGGGGCCGTACACCGAGGGCCCGTCCCGGGTCACCCCGGGCGTGGTGCTGGTCGTGGCGGCCTGCGGCTTCTTCGGGCTGCTGCTCGCCCAGTTCCGCAGCCGGGTCGGCGTGCCCTGGCGGCGCGGCCACACCATGCTCTTCGACCTGCGCGAACGCATCCGCGTCCAGAGCAAGCTGCCCAAACTGCCGCCGGGCTGGCACCGGGAGATGGCGCTGCGCCCGGCGGGCGGCCAGTCCTTCTCCGGCGACTTCGTGGTGGCCGCCCGGACCAACGGCGGGCGGACGCTGGAGGTGGTCCTCACCGACGTCTCCGGCAAGGGCATGGACGCCGGCTCGCGCGCCCTGCTGCTGTCGGGCGCCTTCGGCGGCCTGCTGGGCAGCCTGCCCCCGCACTCCTTCCTCCCGGCCGCCAACGGCTATCTGCTGCGCCAGGACTGGGAGGAGGGCTTCGCCACCTCCATCCACCTGGTCCTGGACCTCGACTCCGGCGACTACGAGCTGTACTCCGCCGGGCATCCGCCGGGCCTCCAGCTCAGCGCGGGCACCGGCCGCTGGGAGGAGAAGAGCGCCGAGGGCCCGCTGCTGGGGGTGTACGACGGCGCCCAGTTCGACCCGGTCAAGGGCACCCTGCGCCCGGGCGACGTGCTGATGCTCTTCACCGACGGCCTCGTGGAGACCGCCGAGCGCGACATCGCCGAGGGCATCGACCGCCTCACCGGCGAGGCGGACCGCTACGTCGCCGGCGGCTTCCACGGCGCCGCCTGGCACCTCATCGAGGCGGTCGCCAAGGACGTCAACGACGACCGGGCGCTGCTGCTCATCTGCCGGGAAGGCACGACGGCCTAG
- a CDS encoding GNAT family N-acetyltransferase — translation MATDHAWGGRADRAGGGTELRVLRPEDWDRWYDNLLRAFGGAVESDEERGLWRALTEYDRFLAAWDGGEVVGTAGAFSFRMTVPGGALVEAAGVTMVSVAATHRRRGVLTALMRRQLDDVRAWGEPLAVLTASEPPIYGRFGYGAGSFQLGAEIDTARVSLAVPAGTDGVRLRYAPPAEVLEACEAVYARLVPGRPGMLARHRPGWERLGLLDPEDAREGASPLQCVVAERGGETVGFARFRVKLGWGSSGHDGTVVLEELYGLDPAAQAALWRFLFDIDLTSRLVVRGRPVDEGWQHQVSDIRRCLLRVRDQYYVRLVDVGAALEARTYQTPVDVVLEVSDPFCPWNEGRWRLTGDAKGASCARTPDAPDLALSVRELGAAYLGGVSLASLAAAGRVREVRRGALAEASPAFGSAVAPWLPHGF, via the coding sequence ATGGCGACTGACCACGCGTGGGGCGGCCGGGCGGACCGGGCCGGGGGCGGGACGGAGCTGCGGGTGCTGCGCCCGGAGGACTGGGACCGCTGGTACGACAATCTGCTGCGGGCCTTCGGCGGGGCCGTGGAGTCGGACGAGGAGCGCGGGCTGTGGCGGGCGCTGACCGAGTACGACCGCTTCCTCGCCGCCTGGGACGGCGGTGAAGTGGTGGGGACGGCGGGGGCGTTCTCCTTCCGGATGACCGTGCCCGGCGGGGCACTGGTGGAGGCGGCGGGCGTCACCATGGTCAGCGTGGCCGCCACGCACCGGCGGCGCGGGGTGCTGACCGCGCTGATGCGGCGGCAGTTGGACGACGTACGGGCGTGGGGCGAGCCGCTGGCGGTGCTCACCGCCTCCGAGCCGCCCATCTACGGGCGGTTCGGGTACGGCGCCGGGAGCTTCCAGCTCGGAGCGGAGATCGACACCGCCCGGGTGTCGCTTGCGGTGCCGGCCGGCACCGACGGCGTGCGGCTGCGCTACGCGCCGCCGGCGGAGGTGCTGGAGGCGTGCGAGGCGGTGTACGCGCGGCTGGTGCCGGGGCGGCCCGGGATGCTGGCCCGGCACCGGCCGGGCTGGGAGCGGCTCGGGCTGCTCGACCCGGAGGACGCGCGGGAGGGGGCCTCGCCGTTGCAGTGCGTGGTGGCCGAGCGCGGCGGGGAGACCGTCGGGTTCGCGCGGTTCCGGGTCAAGCTGGGCTGGGGGTCGTCCGGGCACGACGGCACGGTGGTCCTGGAGGAGTTGTACGGGCTCGATCCGGCGGCCCAGGCGGCGCTGTGGCGGTTCCTGTTCGACATCGATCTGACGTCGAGGCTGGTGGTGCGGGGGCGGCCCGTCGACGAGGGCTGGCAGCACCAGGTGTCCGACATCCGGCGCTGTCTGCTGCGCGTGCGGGACCAGTACTACGTACGGCTGGTGGACGTGGGAGCGGCGCTGGAGGCGCGGACGTACCAGACGCCGGTGGACGTGGTGCTGGAGGTGTCGGACCCCTTCTGCCCCTGGAACGAGGGCCGTTGGCGGCTGACCGGGGACGCCAAGGGGGCGTCCTGCGCGCGGACCCCGGACGCGCCCGATCTCGCCTTGTCCGTACGGGAGTTGGGAGCGGCCTACCTCGGGGGCGTGTCGCTGGCGTCGCTGGCGGCGGCCGGGCGGGTGCGCGAGGTGCGGCGGGGGGCGCTGGCGGAGGCGTCGCCGGCGTTCGGCAGCGCGGTGGCGCCGTGGCTGCCGCACGGGTTCTGA
- a CDS encoding Fpg/Nei family DNA glycosylase, translating to MPEGHTIHRLAQDYAAAFAGTTVRVTSPQGKFSDAAALLDGTALHTADAHGKHLFLGFGAPGRSPAPDAFDPSLAHWVHIHLGLFGKVAFGGAPAPPPADTVRLRLANGTAYVDLRGPTTCALITHDEKRAIHDRLGPDPLRPDADPALAFARVRRSRTTIAALLMDQKVIAGVGNVYRAEVLFRHGIDPYRPGRDVTPAEWDAIWQDLVALMREGVRNNRIDTVRPEHTPEAMGRPPRVDDHGGEVYVYRRAARPCHICGGEIRTAELAARNLFWCPACQRS from the coding sequence GTGCCAGAGGGCCACACCATCCACCGCCTGGCCCAGGACTACGCCGCCGCCTTCGCCGGCACCACCGTGCGGGTCACCAGCCCCCAGGGCAAGTTCTCCGACGCCGCCGCCCTGCTGGACGGCACCGCCCTGCACACCGCCGACGCCCACGGCAAGCACCTCTTCCTCGGCTTCGGCGCCCCGGGCCGCTCCCCGGCGCCCGACGCGTTCGACCCGTCGCTCGCCCACTGGGTCCACATCCACCTCGGCCTCTTCGGCAAGGTCGCCTTCGGCGGCGCCCCCGCGCCCCCGCCGGCCGACACCGTCCGCCTGCGCCTGGCGAACGGCACGGCCTACGTCGACCTCCGCGGCCCCACCACCTGCGCCCTGATCACCCACGACGAGAAGCGGGCGATACACGACCGCCTCGGCCCCGACCCGCTGCGCCCCGACGCCGACCCGGCCCTCGCCTTCGCGCGCGTCCGCCGCAGCCGTACCACGATCGCCGCGCTGCTGATGGACCAGAAGGTCATCGCCGGCGTCGGCAACGTCTACCGGGCCGAGGTCCTCTTCCGCCACGGCATCGACCCCTACCGCCCGGGCAGGGACGTCACCCCCGCCGAGTGGGACGCGATCTGGCAGGATCTCGTCGCCCTCATGCGCGAGGGCGTCCGCAACAACCGCATCGACACCGTCCGCCCGGAGCACACCCCGGAGGCGATGGGCCGCCCGCCGCGCGTCGACGACCACGGCGGCGAGGTGTACGTCTACCGCAGGGCCGCCCGGCCCTGCCACATCTGCGGCGGCGAGATCCGCACCGCCGAACTCGCCGCCCGCAACCTCTTCTGGTGCCCGGCCTGCCAGCGGAGCTGA
- a CDS encoding ribose-5-phosphate isomerase — translation MRVYLGSDHAGFELKNHLVEWLKAAGHEPVDCGPHIYDAQDDYPPFCLRAAEKTAADPGALGIVIGGSGNGEQIAANKVKGVRAALAWSEETAALGRQHNDANVVAVGARMHSTEEATKFVETFLDTPFSGDERHVRRIDMLAAYETTGDLPPIPAHHPQR, via the coding sequence ATGCGCGTGTACCTCGGTTCCGACCATGCCGGCTTCGAACTCAAGAACCACCTCGTGGAGTGGCTCAAGGCCGCGGGCCACGAGCCCGTCGACTGCGGCCCGCACATCTACGACGCCCAGGACGACTACCCGCCCTTCTGCCTCCGCGCTGCCGAGAAGACGGCCGCGGACCCCGGCGCCCTGGGCATCGTGATCGGCGGCTCCGGCAACGGTGAGCAGATCGCGGCCAACAAGGTCAAGGGCGTCCGCGCGGCCCTCGCCTGGAGCGAGGAGACCGCGGCGCTGGGCCGCCAGCACAACGACGCCAACGTCGTGGCCGTCGGCGCGCGCATGCACTCCACCGAGGAGGCGACGAAGTTCGTCGAGACCTTCCTCGACACCCCCTTCTCCGGTGACGAGCGTCACGTCCGCCGCATCGACATGCTCGCGGCCTACGAGACCACCGGCGACCTGCCCCCGATCCCCGCCCACCACCCGCAGCGGTAA
- a CDS encoding amino acid permease, with protein MTSQPTLNTAASGHGGEPSKPGDPGTQGSGAHGSGLQAGLKNRHLSMIAIGGVIGAGLFVGSSSGIATAGPGILLSYALVGTLVVLVMRMLGEMSAANPTSGSFSAHADRALGPWAGFSIGWLYWFFWVVVLAVEATAGAVILEGWIPAVPQWGWALIVMVVLTATNLVSVGSYGEFEFWFAGIKVVAIGAFIVIGALAVFGVLPGVDSDQAGLGNLTEHGGFLPNGPGAILTGVLLVVFSFMGSEIATLAAGESEDPQRAVTKSTNSIIWRIGVFYLGSIFVVVTLLPWDSKSITEKGSYVAALDTLGIDNAGQIMNFIVLTSVLSCLNSGLYTASRMAFSLGQRGDAPKAFARTTERGVPRTAILVSVAFGFAAVFFNYKFPDSVFLFLVNSSGAVALFVWLVICFSQLRMRKIIQAEAPEKLVVKMWLYPYLTWATAALIVFVLGYMLTDTEHDGRTTMLLSLLVAAIVLVIAFVKEKIARGRKAEAAPVD; from the coding sequence ATGACCTCGCAGCCGACCCTGAACACGGCCGCCAGCGGCCACGGAGGCGAGCCCTCGAAGCCCGGAGACCCCGGGACCCAGGGCTCCGGAGCACACGGTTCCGGCCTCCAGGCCGGGCTCAAGAACCGCCATCTGTCGATGATCGCCATCGGTGGTGTCATCGGGGCGGGACTCTTCGTCGGCTCCAGCTCCGGCATCGCCACCGCGGGCCCCGGCATCCTCCTGTCCTACGCCCTGGTCGGCACCCTCGTGGTGCTCGTGATGCGCATGCTCGGCGAGATGTCGGCCGCCAATCCGACCTCCGGCTCGTTCTCCGCGCACGCCGACCGGGCGCTCGGCCCCTGGGCCGGGTTCTCCATCGGCTGGCTGTACTGGTTCTTCTGGGTCGTGGTGCTGGCGGTGGAGGCCACCGCCGGGGCCGTGATCCTGGAGGGCTGGATCCCCGCCGTACCCCAGTGGGGCTGGGCACTGATCGTGATGGTGGTCCTCACCGCCACCAACCTGGTCTCGGTCGGCTCCTACGGTGAGTTCGAGTTCTGGTTCGCCGGGATCAAGGTCGTCGCCATCGGCGCCTTCATCGTCATCGGCGCGCTGGCCGTCTTCGGGGTGCTGCCGGGTGTCGACAGCGACCAGGCGGGCCTGGGCAACCTCACCGAGCACGGCGGCTTCCTGCCCAACGGGCCCGGCGCCATCCTCACCGGTGTGCTGCTGGTCGTCTTCTCCTTCATGGGCAGCGAGATCGCCACCCTGGCCGCCGGCGAGTCCGAGGACCCGCAGCGGGCCGTCACCAAGTCGACCAACAGCATCATCTGGCGGATCGGCGTCTTCTACCTCGGCTCGATCTTCGTCGTGGTGACCCTGCTGCCGTGGGACTCGAAGTCGATCACCGAGAAGGGCTCCTACGTGGCCGCCCTGGACACCCTCGGGATCGACAACGCCGGGCAGATCATGAACTTCATCGTGCTGACGTCCGTGCTGTCCTGCCTCAACTCGGGGCTGTACACCGCCTCCCGCATGGCGTTCTCGCTCGGCCAGCGGGGGGACGCGCCCAAGGCGTTCGCCCGGACCACCGAGCGGGGCGTGCCGCGCACGGCGATCCTGGTCTCGGTCGCCTTCGGCTTCGCGGCCGTCTTCTTCAACTACAAGTTCCCCGACTCCGTCTTCCTCTTCCTCGTCAACTCCTCCGGGGCCGTCGCCCTCTTCGTCTGGCTGGTGATCTGCTTTTCGCAGCTCCGGATGCGCAAGATCATCCAGGCGGAGGCGCCGGAGAAGCTGGTCGTGAAGATGTGGCTGTACCCGTACCTGACCTGGGCGACGGCCGCGCTGATCGTCTTCGTGCTGGGGTACATGCTGACCGACACCGAGCACGACGGGCGCACGACCATGCTGCTGTCGCTGCTCGTCGCCGCGATCGTGCTCGTCATCGCCTTCGTGAAGGAGAAGATCGCGCGCGGCCGGAAGGCCGAGGCGGCCCCGGTGGACTGA
- a CDS encoding biotin transporter BioY, whose product MSTAAAIPSRTGQVLADLLPASRVRDIALVAGGAALTGLAAQISVPVPGSPVPVTGQTFAALLVGTALGAGRGVLSLALYALVGMAGVPWFAGGASGTAAPSLGYVFGMLLAAAAVGALARRGADRSPWRTAGTMVLGEAIIYAVGVPYLALATGMSATAAIAAGLTPFLIGDALKAVLAMGLLPAAWKLAGRR is encoded by the coding sequence ATGAGCACCGCTGCCGCCATCCCTTCCCGCACCGGGCAGGTCCTCGCCGACCTCCTTCCGGCCTCCCGCGTCCGCGACATCGCGCTCGTGGCCGGCGGCGCCGCGCTCACCGGCCTGGCCGCCCAGATCTCCGTCCCCGTGCCGGGCTCCCCGGTGCCGGTGACCGGCCAGACCTTCGCCGCGCTGCTGGTCGGCACCGCCCTCGGCGCCGGCCGCGGAGTCCTCTCCCTGGCGCTGTACGCGCTGGTCGGCATGGCGGGCGTGCCGTGGTTCGCCGGCGGCGCCTCCGGGACGGCCGCCCCCTCGCTCGGCTACGTCTTCGGCATGCTGCTCGCCGCCGCGGCCGTGGGCGCGCTGGCCCGCCGCGGCGCCGACCGCTCCCCCTGGCGCACCGCGGGCACGATGGTGCTGGGCGAGGCGATCATCTACGCCGTCGGCGTGCCGTACCTGGCCCTGGCCACCGGCATGTCCGCCACCGCCGCGATCGCGGCCGGCCTCACGCCCTTCCTGATCGGCGACGCGCTGAAGGCGGTCCTGGCGATGGGCCTGCTGCCGGCCGCCTGGAAGCTGGCCGGCCGGCGCTGA
- a CDS encoding amino acid permease: protein MPSSTTETPQTTGDASLSHGLKQRHLSMIALGGVIGAGLFVGSGAGIAAAGPSIVIAYTLSGLLVMLVMRMLGEMSAAYPSSGSFSAHAERAIGPWAGFTAGWSFWVLLCTAVGLEGIGAASIVSGWLPGTPEWAWVALFMVVFCGTNLAAVKNFGEFEFWFAALKVGAITLFLVLGVLAIAGLLPGTDSPGTSHLSDFLPNGGEGLVVGLLASVFAYGGLETVTIAAAESQDPVRGVASAVRTAMWRIALFYIGSMAVIVTLVPWDSAEVVEKGPYVATLDTLGIPGAGQLMNVVVLVALLSAMNANIYGASRIAYSLVERGQGPKALGRVSGGVPRIAVLASSVFGFICVLLSYWRPNDVFSWLLNMIGAVILVVWIFIAVSQLRLRRRLERETPEKLVVRMWAFPWLTWLALAGMAAIFVLMAREPDTRVQLYSTGGMTLVLAAVGFAWQKARERR, encoded by the coding sequence ATGCCCAGCAGCACCACAGAGACGCCGCAGACCACAGGCGACGCGTCCCTCTCCCACGGTCTCAAGCAGCGCCACCTGTCGATGATCGCCCTCGGTGGCGTGATCGGCGCCGGCCTGTTCGTCGGCTCCGGAGCCGGCATCGCCGCCGCCGGACCCTCGATCGTCATCGCCTACACCCTCTCCGGCCTCCTCGTGATGCTGGTGATGCGGATGCTGGGCGAGATGTCGGCCGCGTATCCGTCGTCGGGGTCCTTCTCCGCGCACGCCGAGCGGGCCATCGGCCCCTGGGCGGGCTTCACCGCGGGCTGGTCCTTCTGGGTGCTGCTGTGCACGGCGGTCGGCCTGGAGGGCATCGGCGCCGCCAGCATCGTCTCGGGCTGGCTGCCGGGCACGCCGGAGTGGGCCTGGGTCGCGCTGTTCATGGTCGTCTTCTGCGGCACCAACCTGGCCGCCGTGAAGAACTTCGGCGAGTTCGAGTTCTGGTTCGCGGCGCTGAAGGTCGGCGCGATCACCCTCTTCCTGGTGCTCGGCGTGCTGGCCATCGCGGGGCTCCTGCCCGGCACCGACTCCCCCGGCACCTCCCACCTGAGCGACTTCCTGCCCAACGGCGGCGAGGGCCTGGTCGTCGGCCTGCTCGCCTCCGTCTTCGCCTACGGCGGCCTGGAGACGGTCACCATCGCGGCGGCCGAGTCCCAGGACCCGGTGCGGGGCGTGGCGAGCGCGGTGCGCACGGCGATGTGGCGGATCGCGCTGTTCTACATCGGCTCGATGGCGGTCATCGTCACCCTCGTCCCGTGGGACTCCGCGGAGGTCGTCGAGAAGGGCCCCTACGTCGCCACCCTCGACACCCTCGGCATCCCCGGCGCCGGCCAGCTCATGAACGTCGTCGTGCTGGTCGCGCTGCTGAGCGCGATGAACGCCAACATCTACGGCGCCTCGCGCATCGCCTACTCGCTGGTCGAGCGGGGCCAGGGCCCGAAGGCGCTGGGCCGGGTCTCCGGCGGTGTGCCGCGCATCGCCGTGCTGGCCTCCTCGGTCTTCGGATTCATCTGCGTGCTGCTGAGCTACTGGCGGCCCAACGACGTCTTCTCCTGGCTGCTGAACATGATCGGCGCGGTGATCCTGGTCGTCTGGATCTTCATCGCCGTCTCGCAGCTCCGGCTGCGCCGCCGCCTGGAGCGGGAGACGCCGGAGAAGCTGGTCGTGCGGATGTGGGCCTTCCCGTGGCTGACGTGGCTCGCGCTGGCGGGCATGGCGGCGATCTTCGTCCTGATGGCCCGCGAGCCGGACACCCGGGTGCAGCTCTACTCGACGGGCGGCATGACGCTGGTCCTGGCCGCCGTCGGCTTCGCCTGGCAGAAGGCGCGCGAGCGCCGCTGA
- a CDS encoding superoxide dismutase, with product MPVYSLPELPYDYAALAPVISPEIIELHHDKHHAAYVKGANDTLEQLAEARDKEAWGSINGLEKNLAFHLSGHILHSIYWRNMTGPKDGGGEPLAQDGVGELADAIAESFGSFARFKTQLSKAAATTQGSGWGVLAYEPLSGRLIVEQVYDHQGNVGQGSTPILVFDAWEHAFYLQYRNQKVDFIEAMWQVVDWQDVARRYEAAKSRVDTLLLAP from the coding sequence ATGCCTGTCTACTCGCTGCCTGAACTGCCGTACGACTACGCCGCACTGGCCCCCGTGATCAGCCCGGAGATCATCGAGCTGCACCACGACAAGCACCACGCCGCCTATGTGAAGGGCGCCAACGACACGCTGGAGCAGCTCGCCGAGGCCCGCGACAAGGAGGCGTGGGGCTCGATCAACGGACTGGAGAAGAACCTCGCCTTCCACCTCTCCGGCCACATCCTGCACTCGATCTACTGGCGGAACATGACCGGCCCGAAGGACGGCGGCGGTGAGCCGCTGGCCCAGGACGGGGTGGGCGAGCTCGCGGACGCGATCGCCGAGTCCTTCGGCTCCTTCGCCCGCTTCAAGACGCAGCTCTCCAAGGCCGCCGCCACCACCCAGGGCTCCGGCTGGGGCGTCCTGGCGTACGAGCCGCTGAGCGGGCGGCTGATCGTCGAGCAGGTCTACGACCACCAGGGCAACGTGGGCCAGGGCTCGACCCCGATCCTGGTCTTCGACGCCTGGGAGCACGCCTTCTACCTGCAGTACAGGAACCAGAAGGTGGACTTCATCGAGGCGATGTGGCAGGTCGTCGACTGGCAGGACGTGGCGCGGCGCTACGAGGCCGCGAAGTCCCGCGTGGACACGCTGCTGCTGGCGCCCTGA
- a CDS encoding DsbA family protein has product MSQKTPVDFWFDPLCPWAWMTSRWVLEVEKLRDIEVRWHVMSLAVLNEDKLDELPEEYREMLATKAWGPVRVVIAAQEEHGAEVLGDLYTALGTHIHNRGEGPGKEAVAAALKDAGLPQSLMDHWDATPYEPQLRASHKEGIDKVGQEVGTPVIAVPGPDGEQIAFFGPVVTPAPKGEQAAKLWDGTLAVASVPGFYEIKRTRTQGPIFD; this is encoded by the coding sequence ATGTCGCAGAAGACCCCCGTCGACTTCTGGTTCGACCCGCTGTGCCCCTGGGCCTGGATGACCTCGCGCTGGGTGCTGGAGGTGGAGAAGCTCCGCGACATCGAGGTCCGCTGGCACGTGATGAGCCTGGCGGTCCTCAACGAGGACAAGCTCGACGAGCTTCCCGAGGAGTACCGCGAGATGCTCGCGACCAAGGCGTGGGGACCCGTCCGGGTCGTCATCGCCGCCCAGGAGGAGCACGGGGCCGAGGTGCTCGGCGATCTGTACACCGCGCTCGGCACCCACATCCACAACCGGGGCGAGGGCCCGGGCAAGGAGGCGGTCGCCGCCGCCCTGAAGGACGCCGGGCTGCCCCAGTCCCTCATGGACCACTGGGACGCCACGCCCTACGAGCCGCAGTTGCGCGCCTCCCACAAGGAGGGCATCGACAAGGTCGGCCAGGAGGTCGGCACCCCGGTGATCGCCGTGCCCGGCCCGGACGGCGAGCAGATCGCCTTCTTCGGCCCGGTCGTCACCCCCGCCCCCAAGGGCGAGCAGGCCGCCAAGCTGTGGGACGGCACCCTCGCGGTGGCCTCCGTCCCGGGCTTCTACGAGATCAAGCGCACCCGCACCCAGGGGCCGATCTTCGACTGA